In Perca fluviatilis chromosome 14, GENO_Pfluv_1.0, whole genome shotgun sequence, a genomic segment contains:
- the LOC120572337 gene encoding uncharacterized protein LOC120572337, whose product MKVLVCVLLAVLLTETSASSSGLVPNVSLYDVVWSYSDPLAEEILRSSSFVEALRSSRLTERCYTRFVQQEALYLHRVSSILGVLVNSLQEEDDIRSLLLDTLKHYSSRNQSVQASPPPQWLLSSLLSFPSLVLEEPVYWLVALSARAGLRRFLAERLLFSQLRPGASLLFEAEEWSKETLREVAWTRRYRRVLEERQDRMDVFKAINIFREHMLNQKSFYKTVSCDEDEDSSCG is encoded by the exons ATGAAGGTGTTGGTTTGTGTCCTCCTGGCTGTCCTCCTGACGGAGACGTCGGCCTCATCTTCAG gCCTGGTCCCCAATGTGAGTCTTTATGATGTCGTGTGGAGTTACAGCGACCCGTTGGCGGAGGAGATTCTCCGCTCGTCCTCCTTCGTCGAGGCGCTCCGGTCCAGCCGGCTCACGGAGCGCTGCTACACCCGCTTCGTCCAGCAGGAGGCGCTCTATCTGCACCGAGTCAGCAGCATACTGGGG GTTCTGGTTAATAGTTTACAGGAAGAAGATGACATCAGGTCACTGCTGCTGGACACGCTGAAACACTACAGCAGCAGAAACCAG AGCGTCCAGGCTTCGCCTCCCCCACAGtggctcctctcctccctcctgtccTTCCCCTCGCTGGTTCTGGAGGAGCCCGTCTACTGGCTGGTGGCTCTGTCGGCCCGGGCCGGCCTCCGGCGCTTCCTGGCCGAGCGGCTGCTCTTCTCTCAACTCCGACCTGGAGCCTCGCTGTTGTTTGAGGCCGAGGAGTGGAGCAAAGAAACGCTGAGGGAGGTCGCCTGGACACGCAG GTACAGACGAGTGTTGGAGGAACGCCAGGACCGGATGGACGTGTTTAAAGCCATAAACATCTTCAGAGAGCACATGTTGAACCAGAAGAGTTTCTACAAGACTGT